The Candidatus Bathyarchaeia archaeon genome contains a region encoding:
- a CDS encoding cation-translocating P-type ATPase has translation MSTPWYAMGVDEVLHILNSSRKGLTDEEAFSRLQRFGYNEFEKRKKVSPIKIFLNQFKNVFTLILLAAIVISIGISWLEAGASERGAAMETYADAIVIGAIVVLNAAVGFVQEYRSEKAMEAMEKMTTPKARVLRNGKEALIPAREVVPGDILILEAGDRVPADARIIEAVELRVNEAILTGESTPVGKDIMALPVDTPVSDRWNMVFAATYVTYGRGKAVVVATGMNTEFGKIAEMVQTVEKEEIPLKVKLDKFAKKIGLVVVAAASAILVLELLRKSVVDIEIFMTSVALAVSAVPEGLPAIITVTLALGARELARRNAVIRRLASVETLGSTTVICSDKTGTLTKGEMTVRKIFVNNQTIDVTGSGYSASGAFYKDNAQINPLHDHALALLLEAGALCNNASYDGSTVLGDPTEGALIVAAEKAGIRKIDVENEYPRMGEIPFSSERKRMTTIHKAKDGRVVAFTKGSPEIVLQLCKYIYLDGVEKKLTKKETELVLSKSEEMASQALRVLGIAYKVLTSLEGGYSEENVERDMVFLGLVGMIDPPREEAKEAVKMCQKAGIKVVMITGDHKLTAVAIAKEIGIYREGDIVLTGAELNQLSDKDFEEIVEKVSVYARVSPWHKLRIIQALKKKGHIVAMTGDGVNDAPALKQADIGVAMGITGTDVAKEASDMVLADDNFATIVKAVEGGRIIYSNIRKFIRFLLALNFTELILVGSFALAGLPVPLLPAMILWLNLVTDGPPAIALGKDPPAEDVMEKPPRSPREGLLHGMLIFILASTVIQLVAEIVAFWWGYTVAGSVEKARTMVFLVACFYELVVVWNCRSESKNAFKVGFLSNKWLLAGVLLSVASTIAVIYIPTLSLLFHTVQLNATEWAVIVSLSCLGFLVMPELFMKKEVKPQSLS, from the coding sequence TTGTCGACTCCATGGTATGCAATGGGCGTAGACGAGGTTCTGCATATTCTAAATTCTAGCCGTAAAGGCTTAACCGATGAAGAGGCTTTCTCGAGGTTGCAGCGGTTTGGCTATAACGAGTTTGAAAAACGGAAAAAGGTTTCTCCCATCAAAATCTTCCTAAACCAGTTTAAAAATGTCTTTACGTTAATTCTGCTGGCGGCCATCGTTATCTCCATAGGAATCAGCTGGCTTGAAGCTGGAGCCTCGGAGCGAGGGGCAGCTATGGAAACATACGCCGACGCCATAGTGATCGGCGCCATAGTTGTTCTTAACGCTGCTGTCGGCTTTGTGCAAGAGTATCGTTCGGAAAAGGCTATGGAAGCCATGGAGAAAATGACAACTCCAAAGGCGAGGGTGCTGCGAAATGGCAAAGAAGCCCTAATTCCAGCTAGAGAGGTCGTTCCCGGCGACATTTTAATCCTTGAAGCCGGAGACCGTGTGCCCGCCGACGCCAGAATAATCGAGGCGGTTGAGCTTAGGGTTAACGAAGCCATCTTAACGGGAGAATCCACTCCTGTAGGTAAAGATATCATGGCTTTGCCTGTGGATACACCAGTTTCTGATAGGTGGAACATGGTTTTTGCTGCAACCTACGTCACTTATGGAAGAGGAAAAGCCGTAGTTGTAGCCACGGGCATGAACACCGAGTTCGGCAAAATTGCCGAGATGGTTCAAACCGTTGAGAAGGAGGAAATCCCCCTAAAAGTCAAATTGGACAAGTTTGCCAAGAAAATTGGATTAGTGGTTGTGGCTGCAGCTTCAGCAATCTTGGTTCTTGAGCTTCTGAGAAAAAGCGTTGTTGACATTGAAATTTTTATGACCTCTGTGGCTTTAGCCGTGTCCGCTGTTCCTGAAGGCTTACCAGCTATCATAACCGTCACGCTTGCCCTAGGCGCCAGGGAACTTGCTAGACGCAACGCCGTGATTCGACGACTTGCATCCGTGGAAACCTTAGGGTCGACAACGGTTATATGTTCAGATAAAACTGGCACGTTGACGAAGGGCGAAATGACGGTGCGCAAAATTTTCGTTAACAACCAAACGATTGATGTTACGGGTTCAGGATACTCGGCAAGCGGTGCATTCTACAAGGACAATGCGCAAATAAATCCTCTCCACGACCATGCGTTAGCTTTGCTCCTTGAAGCTGGCGCCTTGTGCAATAACGCCTCCTACGATGGGTCCACTGTTCTTGGAGATCCCACCGAGGGCGCGCTCATAGTTGCCGCGGAAAAAGCTGGGATACGGAAAATTGACGTTGAAAATGAGTATCCGAGGATGGGTGAAATTCCATTTAGCTCTGAGAGAAAACGCATGACAACAATTCATAAAGCGAAGGATGGACGCGTTGTCGCCTTTACTAAAGGCTCTCCTGAAATTGTCTTGCAGCTTTGCAAATACATTTACCTTGATGGGGTGGAAAAGAAGCTCACTAAAAAGGAAACAGAGCTTGTTCTCAGCAAAAGCGAGGAGATGGCAAGTCAAGCTCTCCGTGTTTTGGGCATAGCCTACAAGGTTTTAACAAGCCTAGAAGGGGGATACAGCGAGGAAAACGTTGAACGCGACATGGTCTTTCTTGGACTTGTCGGCATGATCGACCCACCGAGAGAAGAAGCCAAAGAAGCCGTTAAAATGTGCCAAAAAGCCGGAATAAAAGTGGTAATGATAACTGGAGACCACAAACTCACCGCCGTAGCCATCGCAAAAGAGATTGGCATATACAGGGAAGGTGACATTGTACTGACAGGCGCCGAGCTAAACCAGTTAAGCGACAAAGACTTTGAGGAAATTGTTGAAAAGGTAAGCGTTTATGCAAGAGTTTCTCCCTGGCACAAGCTCCGCATAATCCAAGCCCTTAAAAAGAAGGGGCACATCGTTGCAATGACTGGAGACGGTGTCAACGACGCGCCAGCGCTAAAACAGGCTGACATCGGCGTGGCCATGGGCATAACCGGAACAGATGTGGCTAAAGAGGCTTCTGACATGGTGCTTGCCGACGACAATTTTGCCACAATTGTAAAAGCTGTCGAGGGAGGACGCATAATCTACAGCAATATCCGCAAGTTCATCCGATTCCTGCTAGCCCTCAACTTTACCGAGCTAATACTTGTAGGGTCCTTCGCCTTGGCCGGCTTGCCTGTTCCCCTTTTGCCCGCGATGATTTTATGGTTGAACCTCGTCACCGACGGCCCACCTGCGATAGCCCTAGGTAAAGACCCGCCGGCTGAAGATGTCATGGAAAAGCCGCCCCGCAGTCCAAGAGAGGGATTACTGCACGGCATGTTAATTTTCATTTTGGCATCCACTGTTATTCAGCTTGTGGCAGAAATCGTCGCGTTTTGGTGGGGATATACCGTTGCGGGTTCTGTTGAAAAAGCTCGAACCATGGTTTTTCTAGTGGCATGTTTCTATGAATTGGTGGTTGTTTGGAACTGCCGATCGGAAAGCAAAAACGCCTTCAAAGTTGGCTTTCTAAGCAATAAGTGGCTCCTCGCAGGAGTGCTTTTATCAGTGGCTTCAACCATAGCCGTGATATACATTCCAACCTTAAGCCTCCTCTTTCACACGGTTCAATTGAATGCAACAGAGTGGGCAGTCATCGTGTCCCTTTCGTGTCTAGGCTTCCTCGTCATGCCAGAACTATTCATGAAAAAAGAAGTTAAACCTCAATCGCTTTCTTGA
- a CDS encoding SHOCT domain-containing protein, giving the protein MKKTLVKFAIVFAVVSLLLSPLFFFVPPLIPFWFAFCLVLFVLYYFNKNAYTYFITDKSVRIEKSWFFGNYAREITFDQIRDVHVMQGLLARMFNCGSLVFITATGLEVGYVGGGAAVGRGVMVGGGAATPTIVKGGGNMFWDILEPAKAREILMGKLTEWREAFQQQRIAASVEKIAEKTASLTPPQQPPVATTAAAPAETIVDQLERLKRLLDTGAITREEYEKAKKKLLE; this is encoded by the coding sequence ATGAAGAAGACGCTTGTCAAATTTGCCATAGTCTTCGCGGTCGTTAGCCTTCTCTTGAGCCCATTGTTCTTCTTTGTTCCACCGCTTATCCCGTTCTGGTTTGCCTTCTGCCTCGTTCTCTTCGTACTTTACTATTTCAACAAAAACGCCTACACATACTTCATAACTGACAAGTCTGTCCGAATAGAGAAGTCTTGGTTTTTCGGCAATTACGCCAGAGAAATAACCTTCGACCAAATTAGAGACGTGCACGTGATGCAGGGGCTTTTGGCGAGGATGTTTAACTGCGGCTCGCTGGTGTTCATAACAGCCACGGGGCTTGAGGTTGGATATGTAGGCGGAGGAGCAGCTGTCGGAAGAGGCGTAATGGTTGGGGGCGGTGCTGCCACGCCAACCATTGTTAAGGGCGGAGGCAACATGTTCTGGGATATACTGGAGCCAGCGAAAGCCAGAGAAATCTTAATGGGTAAACTAACCGAGTGGCGTGAAGCCTTCCAACAGCAGAGAATCGCAGCCTCAGTGGAAAAAATAGCCGAAAAAACTGCATCTCTAACACCTCCACAGCAGCCTCCAGTAGCTACCACGGCTGCTGCACCCGCAGAAACCATTGTGGACCAGCTTGAAAGACTTAAGAGGCTACTCGACACCGGGGCGATAACAAGAGAGGAGTATGAAAAGGCCAAAAAAAAGCTGTTAGAGTAA
- a CDS encoding nitroreductase family protein, giving the protein MNETIEVIKRRRSIRRFKPEQIPDAYLQEILECAILAPNARNQQKWHFTVIQNREMLNKMASIMKENMIQSGIDFLVQRAKNPNFNPFWSAPTLILITADKTARFAEIDCALAAENILIAAESLGLGSIIMTSTELLFTSEKGNELKRELGVPEGYEHVCVVALGYKDENPPPKPRRKDVINYVK; this is encoded by the coding sequence TTGAACGAAACCATCGAGGTTATAAAGCGCAGAAGAAGCATACGGCGATTCAAGCCAGAACAGATACCAGACGCATATCTCCAAGAAATATTGGAGTGCGCTATACTGGCGCCTAACGCGCGGAACCAGCAGAAATGGCACTTCACGGTAATCCAAAACAGGGAAATGCTGAACAAGATGGCAAGTATCATGAAGGAAAACATGATACAATCTGGCATAGACTTTTTAGTGCAGAGGGCAAAAAACCCGAACTTTAACCCCTTCTGGAGCGCTCCCACATTGATTCTCATCACGGCAGATAAAACAGCCCGCTTTGCCGAAATAGACTGCGCCCTAGCTGCCGAAAATATCCTAATAGCAGCTGAATCGCTGGGCTTAGGCTCAATTATAATGACTTCCACAGAACTCCTGTTCACGTCGGAAAAGGGCAACGAATTAAAAAGAGAGCTAGGTGTCCCCGAAGGCTACGAGCACGTTTGTGTAGTGGCCTTGGGATACAAGGATGAAAACCCGCCGCCGAAACCAAGGAGAAAAGACGTAATCAACTACGTAAAATAA